The stretch of DNA taaacttgaaagtacaaattagaatcatgcatcacaattacaacataggaTTATGAGAGCTTCatgtttttattcataaaacgcatagcaattcaaatgcctagtaatcatctagcacatgttataaacaaacatataacaaacacataccaggacacattaatatcctactcttctcaccattttgaaaattaattttcactcacccaaaagaaaataactctatattttcatcaaaatcttcaagaaataatattagtttttaaaattatttcaaatcattaccacatgcagttttatatcatgccggatcgtcacatgcagttttacatcatgccggatcatcaacaattagcaaataagcatcaatccatcaagtttaaactacaaaaaggttaaactctacgcatatacaactattataaacataggagtatagcactcacaccattactcacaaaaagaacgaataattaatccaattcacatcactcatagttcctaaataaacaacatgaatgatttcacaaaacaaacacaacaatattgttagacaaacacgactgacacacaacactcacttggtctgactgcacagacctgctctgatcgacacataacccacacagtccgaagacaacggggctctgataccaattgtaacacccaaacccattatttatatatttctacctttagtaaaatctttttcaaaatacgcaacggaaaatcacatttaatttattgaatatcggttcgagtattacactcctctatcaaaataatactaatgtaattaattagtaaaaacagtgtttatacaattctttgaatcaaataatgtatttattgattatacaaaacaacctagataaggagactctatatacatataaaaccccttttcccgtgtcacaatcagagcagagcttcaccgacgactcgacatcgaataccacaaaacctgtaaatctggacccccaacggtccagcacataacacataaaagagagttagataacatactcaaaatatacaagtgtaagtaaatggtacttaaacacttcttcataaaaacatgcataatcatacattatacatatacatcaccatcattcatgcatattcatatatcatgcatatacttcatttatcacctaatcaaacatcctcaaaatacaccaaacatatagtttcacgtcgtctcggacaataccaaaacatcaacaaatacattgttcagattatggtcatgacggaccctgcgttgttcattttatagtcatgacggactctgctcctcacatacggattaacaatcaacatttaccaagtatgtgtcaaacatcatttattataaaatgcacacataatccctaatgcaatctaatgcttcacattcatgttatgtcctctagacacctctaatgcatgtggtaccatcgtctttatcagagtatttcacctccgatatccgtctttatcaaacaaatatagttcgatatccttctttattgcacaagccaatatccctaaatattcatgatgcatgcactcaaaactcatgaatatattcatcaacaattttggcatatagcccgtcaacaataacgtggaacactatccaacgtccgtctttattaagataatcaataccttaatatccgtctttattagaataacataattctaatatccttctttattaagttgattaacaccttaatatacttcatttatacttcatacatgattaacaatcgttataagcaccaacaagcatcaacaagcatcaacaatcatgtaagaataagacactgattgaaaatacatgcaaaggaagatagcagatgaaaaattggtgaaatctgcagcatttccgcctggggcggaaatatttatgtttgaggcggaagttttcgcctgaggcgcaaaagtttacgtttgaggcgcagaaacatctgaaaggttggctgctcactgctcttccgtttcaggcggaaattattgtgcctgaggcggaaaaacatgcgttttctacacaaaaacgcccaaaaatcccatttttcatgttataaatcccaaaagagtttgtattcaagtgcaacaaacatatctaaacacaaaaggacggttcatttcaccgatctaccatttttactacgaaaaagtagagatttaacacttttactcaaaactctcaagaacacaaagttcttgagtttaatcatctataaacttcgtttttaaccattaaattcgttcattcatcatgttaaaagcaagttaagcatgttaagaaccttagggacgatttccatcaagaaaatccattcacaactaaaacgaaaatggggtggaggaagttcgggtgaggagaaatcgacattctccccttcctcgagtcacccacgaatatgaaatctactctcttacctgtatttgaagaaaacacgacgaagatctcgaatccctagctctcctcttgccctagctcctcaagctctctcttctcctctcaagaacacaaaagaaacatgagaaatgaattctctcttcccttcatggccatatgggcgccccctcacacacactcaaggcccattgggcctcaagcccaattggcttggcccaataacacgttaacttactctactcgcttaataactaaagtactcgataaataactctagttattaacttaattaaaatgccacgttaaataaaatattttaacacataaaaataataatacgaaaattgggtcgttacactaaAACAAATCACATCAATGGTTTCAGGTTGAATAATGACAATGATGCAGAAGATGAGATCAATGCCAAAAGCATTGATGAAGATGACAATGATGAAAAGGATGAGATCAATGCCGTAATAATTGATGAGGATgacaatgatgaagaagatgagatCATTACCAAGATGATTGATGATTCAGTTAAGGCAGCAACCAAAATCATTGATGATTCAGTGAAGCTGACAATGACACCGGAAACAAACAATGTTGGACTCACATTAACACAGGAAACTATCATGAAGTTTCCGGAGTTTTTTGATGGGGCTGAAGCTTCAAACGCAGGGTAAGCaatgaatatgtatgatgtcTCTATTTAAAGGAAACATATTAGTTTAACATCTTAAACAATAACTTTAAAAGTGTTTGCCAATAGTTTTGATATGTGATTTCTGACAAACAAAATGATGTTTAAGGGTTTCAGGTTCGATAAAAATCATTCAGTGTCACAAGGAACAGATTCAGTTACACAGGAAACTATCTCCAAGTTTCCAGAATTTTTTGATGGGGCTGAAGCTTCATATGCAGagtaaaaatgaatatatatgatgtcttttaatggtttttatttgtgattctTAAAACTATAATAACTTTGAAGATATTTAAAGGAAAGATATTAATCTAACATCTTAAACCATAACTTTAAAAGCGTTTATCAATGGTTTTGATATGCGATGTTTGAAaactaaaatcatttttaatggtTTCAGGTTGAATAACGATGATTTAGTGAAAAAAGATTCAGTGCCACAGGAAACAGATTCTGAGCTAGTGTTGGTACCAGATGCGATGCATCAGGAGAACCCTACAAAATCTGACTCGAATGTAGTCATAAAGTAAGAATCAAACAGTGTGATAATTgtaatattatttgaattttgcaaaaattaacactattatgtaatattatttcACAGTGCAACTCCATTAAAGTCAATAAAGCCAGATGAAATAATTGACTTGGACAATGTCActccaaagaaaagaaaaaagcataATATGCTTTATTCTGATAATACATATCCTGAGCGTCGACGGGCGGTGAAGAAATCGAAATACCTTGCAAGCCCATATGATGACGCTGTCCACAAGTCTGCTGCAACGGAGTTGCAGAAAAAATTATCAACATATGCTTGGAACCCGGAGCTTGATAAGTAAGTGAAAATGgttgttttatttggtttttaagCTGTTGTTTTGAACAAAATTATTATCTTGGCTGTTTGTGAATTCAAAACCATTTTTCGCAATGAATGGTTTCCAAGAAGTTTCCCTACAGTAGTAAAAAGTTGAacatgatatttctcaattattAGTATTCTTAAATGGGTGAAACCATTACTAatattaaatggtttcaagatgttatacactgaaaccattggtAATTGGTAAATGGTTTCAAGATCTTTGCTTAAGATTGTTCTAGTAGTTTGTTTGCTTATCCTAAATACTTATACTTAATTATTGTATAGGGATCACATTATGTACTGCTCAGACAACAAGGCTCATTTGTATTCTCTACAAAGGGCTGACTTCTGGACACTTCAAAAAGATGAATGAGTATCATGCTTTGTCATAAACAGTTGggttaattgtttaaattggaATCAGCAGGACAACATGACAAGACTAGTGACACCATTGGTTAATTATGTATGTATTATATCCCTTTAATATTAACAATTTCAATACTTTTACATAATCTTATTGATTTTACTCATTTTATATAACCAGTTTGACATGGAAAGAATGCCTCCTGT from Trifolium pratense cultivar HEN17-A07 linkage group LG5, ARS_RC_1.1, whole genome shotgun sequence encodes:
- the LOC123883742 gene encoding kinesin-related protein 4-like, whose protein sequence is MYLNHCRSCINIYTRSAATLERRIAEATVGTSGKKDAVPEETKTDKDNSMEAQAETEKNNSSNKDNDADKHNDEGLNNDNDAEDEINAKSIDEDDNDEKDEINAVIIDEDDNDEEDEIITKMIDDSVKAATKIIDDSVKLTMTPETNNVGLTLTQETIMKFPEFFDGAEASNAGFDKNHSVSQGTDSVTQETISKFPEFFDGAEASYAELNNDDLVKKDSVPQETDSELVLVPDAMHQENPTKSDSNVVINATPLKSIKPDEIIDLDNVTPKKRKKHNMLYSDNTYPERRRAVKKSKYLASPYDDAVHKSAATELQKKLSTYAWNPELDKDHIMYCSDNKAHLYSLQRADFWTLQKDE